One window from the genome of Actinoplanes teichomyceticus ATCC 31121 encodes:
- a CDS encoding GGDEF domain-containing protein: MPTWLRRVPAVYLALGVLYAAIMLLSTTALRAGVGSYEVVAEGARVTFGVIGLVAAIRASRAPALLPRLRQAWRAVTVCLTVLIVAPVVVGALRAAGIRGADDVTHFAFVLALLVALQRFPLAAMNRRDRWKTALDAGTVLVAGGVLLWYTSFGPYVDAHGLTLTVVVAAGVYPITDLALLFLIARALLRGADRSAMRPLRLLAAGTVVLLAGDGVHGYLHGHGQIEMHSQWQLFCWITTDALLAAAAVEQCRVLGAAPRESRGSLRAGQYLPFAAVALAHGLMLNAAVQDRSLYPWGGLALAGAVLSGLVLFRQALVQRESDERALTDGLTGLANRSRFRATSYRNLARDARAGRHSAVLVIDMNGFKQVNDTLGHKSGDLVLIEFAEVLKRCVPAPGLPCRMGGDEFSVVLTDLHFPEQAYEVAGRIAAALGPVAVDQRLITLAASIGVAVSGPGELTHDEIVHRADLAMYRAKALGPQTRWAVWQASLEQPAAAA; encoded by the coding sequence ATGCCCACATGGCTCCGGCGGGTGCCGGCGGTGTACCTGGCGCTCGGCGTCCTCTACGCCGCCATCATGCTGCTGTCCACCACCGCGCTGCGCGCCGGCGTCGGCTCGTACGAGGTGGTCGCCGAGGGCGCCCGGGTGACCTTCGGCGTGATCGGGCTGGTCGCCGCGATCCGCGCGTCGCGCGCCCCGGCGCTGCTGCCCCGGCTGCGGCAGGCGTGGCGGGCGGTCACCGTCTGCCTGACCGTGCTGATCGTCGCCCCGGTGGTGGTCGGCGCGCTGCGGGCCGCCGGGATCCGGGGCGCCGACGACGTCACCCACTTCGCCTTCGTCCTGGCGCTGCTGGTCGCCCTGCAGCGCTTCCCGCTCGCCGCGATGAACCGCCGGGACCGCTGGAAGACCGCGCTGGACGCCGGCACCGTGCTGGTCGCCGGCGGGGTGCTGCTCTGGTACACCTCGTTCGGCCCGTACGTCGACGCGCACGGCCTGACGCTGACCGTGGTGGTCGCCGCCGGCGTCTACCCGATCACCGACCTGGCGCTGCTGTTCCTGATCGCCCGGGCCCTGCTGCGCGGCGCCGACCGCTCCGCGATGCGCCCGCTGCGCCTGCTCGCCGCCGGCACCGTGGTCCTGCTCGCCGGTGACGGCGTGCACGGCTACCTGCACGGGCACGGGCAGATCGAGATGCACTCGCAGTGGCAGTTGTTCTGCTGGATCACCACCGACGCGCTGCTCGCGGCCGCCGCCGTCGAGCAGTGCCGGGTGCTCGGCGCCGCGCCCCGCGAGTCCCGGGGCAGCCTGCGGGCCGGCCAGTACCTGCCGTTCGCCGCGGTCGCCCTGGCGCACGGGCTGATGCTCAACGCCGCGGTCCAGGACCGCTCGCTGTACCCGTGGGGCGGTCTGGCGCTGGCCGGGGCCGTGCTCAGCGGGCTGGTGCTGTTCCGGCAGGCGCTGGTGCAGCGGGAGAGCGACGAGCGGGCGCTGACCGACGGGCTGACCGGGCTGGCGAACCGGTCCCGGTTCCGGGCCACGTCGTACCGCAATCTGGCGCGCGACGCCCGCGCCGGCCGCCACTCGGCCGTCCTGGTCATCGACATGAACGGGTTCAAGCAGGTCAACGACACTCTCGGCCACAAGTCGGGCGACCTGGTGCTGATCGAGTTCGCCGAGGTGCTCAAGCGGTGCGTGCCCGCGCCCGGCCTGCCGTGCCGGATGGGCGGCGACGAGTTCTCCGTGGTCCTGACCGACCTGCACTTCCCGGAGCAGGCGTACGAGGTGGCCGGCCGGATCGCCGCGGCGCTCGGCCCGGTCGCCGTCGACCAGCGGTTGATCACGCTGGCCGCCAGCATCGGGGTGGCGGTGTCCGGGCCGGGCGAGCTCACCCACGACGAGATCGTGCACCGGGCCGACCTGGCGATGTACCGCGCCAAGGCGCTCGGCCCGCAGACCCGCTGGGCGGTCTGGCAGGCGTCCCTGGAGCAGCCGGCGGCAGCCGCCTAG
- a CDS encoding acyl-CoA dehydrogenase family protein, protein MSVPQTHDEAVAAAHRLAAELAPGAIQRDRAGATVIPSEALAALDSSGLLAITVPAADGGPGLGPRTLAEVGRIVAAADPAIAQVPQAHFLMVDVLTVHGGPQTRKRLFGEVLAGRRLGNALAERGGKHAQDLRTRISDGRLDGVKYYTTGALTCAWIAVSARDEQDRLVLAFVARDAEGVAVDTDWDVVGQRATISGTATFTAVPVEPALCLDYGQAYQVPQQLGARAQLYHAAIEVGIAGAALGDARDYLRTRARPSTEAVRAGATSATDDPHVRHRYGRLATRVRAAEALLDSAARTLEEVTLTPADAGAAARGSLAVAAAKAFGSEVAVEAGSELFAMCGTSSAAAKYDLDRHWRNARTHSVHDPLDWKYAHIAAYELADVLPPNHGQL, encoded by the coding sequence ATGTCCGTTCCACAGACGCACGACGAGGCGGTCGCCGCCGCCCATCGGCTCGCCGCCGAGCTCGCCCCCGGCGCGATCCAGCGGGACCGGGCCGGCGCGACGGTGATCCCGTCCGAGGCGCTCGCCGCGCTCGATTCGTCCGGCCTGCTCGCGATCACCGTCCCGGCCGCCGACGGCGGACCCGGTCTCGGCCCGCGCACGCTCGCCGAGGTCGGCCGGATCGTCGCCGCCGCCGATCCGGCCATCGCCCAGGTCCCGCAGGCGCACTTCCTGATGGTCGACGTGCTCACCGTGCACGGCGGCCCGCAGACCCGCAAGCGTCTCTTCGGCGAGGTCCTGGCCGGGCGCCGGCTCGGCAACGCGCTCGCCGAGCGCGGCGGGAAACACGCGCAGGACCTGCGTACCAGGATCAGCGACGGCCGCCTCGACGGCGTCAAGTACTACACGACGGGGGCGCTGACCTGCGCCTGGATCGCGGTCAGCGCCCGCGACGAGCAGGACCGCCTGGTGCTGGCGTTCGTCGCCCGCGACGCCGAGGGGGTGGCTGTCGACACCGACTGGGACGTGGTCGGCCAGCGGGCCACCATCAGCGGCACCGCGACCTTCACCGCGGTGCCGGTCGAGCCCGCGCTGTGCCTGGACTACGGGCAGGCCTACCAGGTGCCGCAGCAGCTCGGCGCGCGCGCCCAGCTCTACCACGCCGCGATCGAGGTGGGCATCGCCGGCGCCGCGCTCGGCGACGCCCGTGACTACCTGCGGACCAGGGCCCGCCCGTCCACCGAGGCGGTCCGGGCCGGCGCCACGAGCGCCACCGACGATCCGCACGTGCGGCACCGCTACGGCCGGCTCGCCACCCGGGTGCGGGCCGCCGAGGCGCTGCTCGACTCCGCCGCCCGTACCCTCGAGGAGGTGACCCTGACCCCGGCCGACGCCGGCGCCGCGGCGCGTGGCTCGCTCGCCGTCGCCGCCGCGAAGGCGTTCGGCAGCGAGGTCGCGGTGGAGGCCGGCTCGGAGCTGTTCGCGATGTGCGGCACCAGCTCCGCCGCCGCGAAATACGACCTGGACCGGCACTGGCGCAACGCCCGCACGCACAGCGTCCACGACCCGCTGGACTGGAAGTACGCGCACATCGCGGCCTACGAGCTGGCCGACGTGCTGCCGCCCAACCACGGGCAGCTGTGA
- a CDS encoding GNAT family N-acetyltransferase, with translation MLNNPVWAALSGPQAGYAEAAGDAARYLPEIAPFCAVSDTADPAAWRDLATLTDHAVLTGPSISPPPGWVQDSRTHGVQMVGTAMTAVDDPEAVPLTEHDVPEMLELVARAQPGPFRKRTIELGRYLGIRTRDGRLISMAGERFRMPGWTEVSAVCTDPEFRGQGLAARLTVAVAAGILARGELPFLHTVQDNDGAIRLYQRLGFEHSADVVFASFRYTGKP, from the coding sequence GTGCTGAACAATCCCGTGTGGGCCGCCCTCTCCGGGCCCCAGGCCGGTTACGCCGAGGCCGCCGGAGACGCCGCCCGCTACCTCCCCGAGATCGCCCCGTTCTGCGCCGTGAGCGACACCGCCGACCCGGCGGCCTGGCGCGATCTGGCCACGCTCACCGACCATGCGGTGCTCACCGGCCCGTCGATCAGCCCGCCGCCGGGCTGGGTGCAGGACAGCCGGACGCACGGCGTGCAGATGGTCGGCACCGCGATGACCGCGGTCGACGACCCCGAGGCCGTCCCGCTCACCGAGCACGACGTCCCGGAGATGCTGGAGCTGGTGGCCCGCGCCCAGCCCGGCCCGTTCCGCAAGCGCACCATCGAGCTGGGCCGTTACCTGGGCATCCGCACCCGCGACGGCCGGCTGATCTCGATGGCCGGCGAGCGTTTCCGGATGCCGGGCTGGACCGAGGTGTCCGCGGTCTGCACCGACCCGGAGTTCCGCGGGCAGGGCCTGGCCGCCCGCCTGACCGTCGCCGTCGCGGCCGGCATCCTGGCCCGCGGCGAGCTGCCGTTCCTGCACACCGTGCAGGACAACGACGGCGCCATCCGGCTCTACCAGCGCCTCGGCTTCGAGCACAGCGCCGACGTCGTCTTCGCGTCCTTCCGCTACACCGGCAAGCCCTGA